The Xyrauchen texanus isolate HMW12.3.18 chromosome 4, RBS_HiC_50CHRs, whole genome shotgun sequence genome segment atttcatttgcaggagtggtggtggcgtagtggctaaagcacagggctgttaatcagaaggtcacaggttctaaccccatggccaccaccattgtgtccttgagcaaggcacttaactccaggttgctccgggggggattgtccctgtttaattgcaccgtaagtcgctttggataaaagcatctgccaaatgcataaatgtaaatgtaatgtaacattTGGAATTGGTATAGAGATTTGTTTGATGTTCAGTTTTCAGAGTTGCAACAAGACTTACTATCTCAGGCCGAATGCACTAAAGAGGACTTTGTGTATAAAGTTCAATAAAAAAGAAGCATTCTTATATCATAATTATGTGTTTTATTCTACTCTAATATCAATAATGAAATTAATTTGGTCTTATTAAGATGAagatttgtaatattatttacaaACTGTACATTTGGGTGTCCAGCTATACGACCCACGTTGCACAAATGCCTGTTTTCCCCATTATATATGCATCACTTGagataaaaactaaaactaaaataaaaactaaatctaaactgtaaaatatttaaaaactaaaacaaaactaaaagtaacaaagaactaacaaacaaaacaaaaatgtatctaactcgttaaaaggaaataaattaaaataaaatctaaatatttgttttttaactatTATAGCCTTgccacatttctgcattttttacCTGGAAGTGATACTGCATCCCTATCCATCATGGCTGTATAGGGTGAGTAGTTAATAAATGTGCTCCAAAGTCCGAAAATCAGTATGTGACTTTAAGAATTGTCACTACAAATCAAACATTCTCTTCAATTAAATAAACTTTCACTAAGAGAGAAGGCGCTGTATGTGGGCTAACACTGCAAATCAGTTCATGATCGCTCTGTGtggaatatgtatatttttatggGTTCTGATATGACAGCACTCCAAATAGGTTGCATGTACTGGCAGACAAAAGTGATAATTTACCTAACTGCTGATGATGACATGGGTCTATATGGAAGACCTTTTCTGCTGACAGGCTTAAGCCATCTAGATAACCTTGTCCTTTAACCAAAGAAAGTTCAGTATTACTATATAGAGAACCTTCTGACCCCTCTCAGTTTGCCTACCTATTTAAGATGAGGATTGTTAAATTGACATACAAAATTTAGATCAACACTGCAAGCAAAATATGATGaggtcaataaaacattttatatagatCTATACAAAATGTCTTAAGCCTTGAAGGCATATTGCATTGCTAATCCATACATTATGTCAGTATTTATACATACTGTGGATGACGATCATGTTCAGTTTTAAAAGACCTAAACATCATCTGCCAAGACATTTATTAAATACCATTCCATATTCTGTAAAGTTATAAAATTAAGTGTTAATTCAGgtgttgattttatttatttttatttattttactctgtTTAGATTTGGGTCAATCGTTTCAGAAGAAGGGTAGTTTATTTACTTTCTTAGCGGTGCATAATAAACAGACAAACAGATCTCACATTCAGCATGACTAATAAAACATTGCCTTTGGAAATAAACAAAGATCATTGGAGGTTATGCAGGTACAAATAAATGGAGGTTTACATGAAGACAAGAAACAATGCATCGTCACAATCTTAGTAAagaaagaagcagattttattattgTCTCATCAATACAATACACAGCAGCAAGTGAGTACTTTActtactcttttactataaatgctgaagTTAGAAAATTATCAGACAAAATTCTGCTGTATGTATTttggttgtgtgatagtttataacCCCAGATCACTAACATTGGTATTATAACCTTACACTACGGTCGATGCCAGCGGAACATTCTCACATTCGCCGGAAATGCAGCCGTTGCTTACTTCCACGTTGCAAATTAAGGTGGATAAAGTAACGTCTTTTTAATTAAGGTattcttaaaattaaatatttcccctaaaatatttcaaatatttatttgctcACCTAAAATCATTAATAGCCTAAATCTCTCTTTTGTATGCATTCACACTGCATGGGTGCATTTGGATTAAACATCCCCTTTTGCTGTCcgaatgattatttttttttttacattggttTTAAACTAGTGTTGTACTTCAGAATCAAAGTGCATGCTTATATTCTACTAAAAGGAGAAAAGCCTCATTTTTTCAGGCAACAGGAAGTGCTGTAATTCAGAAGATGTTCTGTGACCAAATTGAACTGGTTATTAACCGGTtgtaagcatttaaaaataatgttttcaatccAGAACAATTGAAAGGAAATTCTTTCCTGTTCTCGGTTACGTTCTGCAAACAATTCCATTAGTTTTCGGTTTTCGTTCTCGTCTTGATCCGTTTTTAGACCCTGATGTGAAATACAATGTTTAGGACATTAATGAAAACACAATCACTCAAATCAAAAGGCCACTCAGCACAAGACAATCAAGACAAACTTCAGGAAATTATACTCTGGAATGTGAAAAGTTCAGTAAATCAAGGGTTATAAGATAACTAATTGATCAATGACCCTTGACTAGTGATGCTTTTGTTTGGTTGACAGTTGATAAGATGGGATTTAGGTCAGGAGGAGAAGGAGGTGGAGATCAAGGTTTGCAACACATTGGCAAATGCTTTGAGATAACCTCAAAGTCTTGTCATGGTTTCACATAACATTTTATGACAGTGAGATGTAATCACATGGATTTTCTGTGTTGACTAATAAGATCAGACTGCTTAATAACAAACCCATAAATGCTCAAATCAATGCTTAGTCTAATCATTTGCTATGTCTTTACTTATttgatttttgtgttttatttttacttcATGAGAATTTAGAATTCCCGGCTGCTTGGGCCAAAGGTTGGAGGGTATCTGAATGTTATCTCACATAATAGATAAGCTTGTCCCTACAATTTTACCTTATTGGTAGCCAATCCAAACCAATGGAATGAGTCGCTGTGGTCTGTGCAAAggcaacaaaaacaattattgaggatgatacatttttaagaacgtttgtactgtatgtaaacacaCCATATGCAGAGTAATATATCTTTGTATATACCTGTTACAGTTTTGAAATTATGGGAATTGTGTAGACATGTAGAGGTTCACAAGATCATACAATACAGATTGAGCATAAAGTCttctaaaattattttgtaaagtgaatgaattaaatgaatgaatagaatctTTAAAAATGCCAGCTAAAATATTTTATCTGACAGAAACTATATAGTTTACATGTAAATTGTGCATATTTAGACTGATAGATAATTtaagtgtacagtatatgcatgtgAATTTGTGTTAGTGTTTTATCCTGACAGATATCTCAAAGGATTCCCTGATTGCACTTACACTTTGAACCTGATATGCAGGAGGACAGGGTTCCAATTCCACATCTGCTCGCAGACAATGCTTGCCCTCTATAAGACCTATTTACCCCTGCTGTTCGGCCTCAGACACTCAGAGCAGCACCACTCAGGTAAGAGCTCAAACCATCAGGAGTGGAGAAAAggagtaaaagtaaaaagtaaagacAGGAATAGAGGGGAAAACAGTAAGATAAAAAGGACAGTGAAAAAGACATACAACTATAGACACAATTGAGCACAACAAAcaaggattttgttttttaatcaccATTTTTCAGTTTGAAATGTGTGCGTTGGTCAGAAGTCCTTTGCAAATAactgttttctttttcagggattAACCATGAAATTTGTGGCTCTTGCACTGACTCTCCTCCTGGCTGTAGGTaagtaacctttttttttattgtactttatgtacaaaaaacagcaacatttgtatgtttttgttttggtgagAGCAAAACTTCAGTTTACTTTCCTAAAAACACATGATGCTGAcacattttgttaatgttttggtGTGCCATGGTGACAATTTAAATATGTAGATTCATATAATTAAAAGGACTTTAATTACGTTAGACTTGGCTGTGCTCCCTGAGGTTTTATGGTTTTCTGAAATGTTTCTTTTCCTGCGTCTTCACAGGTTCGCAGGCCAACTTCCTGCAGGCTGATGCTCCCTCCCAGCTGGAGCACTACAAGGCAGCAGCCTTGGTGTACCTGACTCAGGTCAAGGAGCAGGCTCAGAAGACTCTCGACCACTTGGACGGAACTGACTATGAGCACTACAAGTAAGAGACATCTGAACATCATAACCTCCAAAGATCTCAACTCTATATTCTCCTTGCCTTGTACTCTTCCCTGTCTTAATCTTCTGTGTACTTCCTTTCATCTCTTCATTTTGCTTTTCAATTCAATCATTCTTTAAACTGTTGGCTCAGATTCATGTGCCACATTTTTTCTAAAGTTACGACAGCAGCTGAATTATGTGTTTGAGCGTCAcatttcacaaatgtaaaaattgtaTCTCTCCTTGTTTCTCTTTCTTCAGGTTGAAACTCTCAGAGAGTCTGAACAAGCTGCAGGACTATGCCCAAACCTCCTCCCAGGCTCTGACCCCCTATGCAGAGACCTTCTCCAACCAGTTCTTGGAGACCACCAAGCAGCTGCGTGAGCGCATCATGACCGACGTTGAAGATCTCAGTTCCAAGCTGGAGCCCCACCGTGCTGAGCTGCACCGGGTTCTGCAGAAGCACATGGAGGAGTACCGTGAAAAGCTCGAGCCCCTCTATCAAGAGTATGCGACCATGAACCACGAAAATGCAGAGCAACTGCGTGCCAAGCTGCAGGCCATAGTTGATGAGATGAGGCAGAAGATTGAGACCAATGTTGAAGAGACCAAGTCTAAGCTGATGCCCATGGTTGAGGCTGTGCGCACCAAGCTGACCGAGCGTCTAGAGGATTTGAGGACAATGGCCACCCCCTATGCTGAGGAATACAAGGAGCAGCTGGTGAGAGCTGTTGAGGAGGCCAGGGAGAAGATCACCCCACACACCGAGGACCTGTACGCCCGCTTTGAGACCTACATGGAGGATCTGAAGGTCAAGTGTGCACAGTGGTATGAAACCATCTCCAAGGCCATCCAGGCATAAAAACTGCACAGtttttatacacacacaactACTCACAGGCAAAGGACAACAGCAAAGCACAGACTTTCTTAATGGATTCTAAGAGTGTTTGGCGAGGGAAAGAGTAACGGTGCAAGGCTTGTTTTTGAATGTTCATtatgtttcataaataaaatCTGATGCcacataatgaaaaataaaatccacGTAAAAGACCAAATTATTTGAGTCAGTGTTATTCCATTCAGGCACGCTGAAACTGGTAATGGTGTATGATATTTTGAAAGAGACCATTTTCAATTTGAACACTtatgttcatttattttcagtacagctttatatataaaaaaagatgtacTGCTGTGAGAACaaccagcacaaaaaacaaaaaatttcctTTCGAATATATAAACAACattgttgtttttgtaaaaaaaaaactttaaaaaagatCCTCTGTTGATCCTTTTACATAAATACAGTAATACAATAGAATAATTTTTAAACTCAGTTTCACACAAATGTTGTTACATGGCCTtcagaaaaagatcaatatgtcATATTTCAgggtattttattatattacagtaaatacTGGAGAAAAGTAAATTCTTATTGAAATGATTTCCATGGATATGTAAAGTAACATCAATTAGTAGAATTGCACATTGTCTACACAGAAATAGTTAACTCACCAGAAACAATTTATTCTTGTCAAAAAAGATAGACATTACAGAATTACAAAATCTTAGCTCACCCAAAGtttactaaaaaaaacaaaattactttAAGTATTTATTCCCACTCATGTCTTTCCAAGTCAtaaggctttctttcttctgtggaacacaaaattatatatttcaaaGAATGTCAACATTGCTGATTTCTATATAATGGCAGCTAAAAAGCACCCCAAAGTGTAATAAAAGTACTCAATGCAGCTTAAGTgtcatattataattattttaaaggcATACAATCACTTTGTAAGATGAATGGACTGAAATGTATGGTGTTATTCACCCCTAAATCAAATAATTGATGAACTCATTTATACAAATCAGAAATCAAAGATCAAATATGGCCTTTGTATACACAAGTCGATCAATGACTTGATTTAGGGGTGAATTACGTATTTCACTCCCATTTatttgtatgccttcagaagatgtCAAATATGATGCATGCAAGCAACTATAATTGAATGGAAATCAGCAATCGTGgcattcaaacatttaaaaaatattattgtgtgttctgcagaagaaaaaaaagtcatatgggtttggaactacatgagggcaTAAAGACAGagttctcatttttgggtgaacaattcctttaatctGATAAATCCTACATCACTGTCTACAAGTATCAGTCTGATTGTTTTCTGGAAAAGTCAGTTTTCCAGAAAACTGACACTGACACACTAAAGAAAAGAAATCAAAGCAACATAATTATTAGTACAAACAGACAAGGAAATAATGTGccataaatatattttagtgAATGTGACACTCACATTTTATGCATCATATAGGAGCAGTTTGTGTTGTACTTGCTTCCAGCATCTACAGGATTCTGGCATATCAAACAAAATGTACATGTAGAGgactgagagagagcgagagacaaaGTGTGTTATACATCTCAGTCTCTCAAAAACACATAAGTAAGTAGCCTAATGTGATTTGAGAAAAGAGATTAAAGTTGACTCCTACCTGTGGAGGCCTTGTGTGAAAGACCTGGGTGACAGGGGCACGGAAATGAGCCTGCACGTGATGCTGGGCTATGGGACCAGCTGGGCTACGGGATGCTGTATCAGACAAACGTAACCAGGAAAGGATCTGGTTCCAAATGGCCAGTTGCTACAGGGCCTAGTGGCTGAAACAGCAGAGATAAATTTATAAATGTTATCAACAATGCATTTGAGATATTAAAAGTACTTTGGTACAGCTCATATTGGTATGTGTGTGCATCTGCGGTAATATGGCTCTGCGTATCAAATCTTTGTCAAAATACCTGTCTCATGTAATCACAGTAAGTGAATGTAAATCGGCAGGACAAAAATATCAAACGTTTGGATCAGTCCATGCTGAGTGAATTCAGCCTAACAGACCACTTGTTGTCTATTgtgttgttaatattaatcaaacaactttGTTTGCAAgcaaaagagaaaaaacactgactgctcttaatttatttctttgttcTTTATTACTGACTATTTCACTGAAGAATTGCTTGAAACCCCTGAAAAGCAATGTTTAGTTAATAGACAAATACTTAAATGCTAGTACATGCCATTAGTATAAAACTTGTTGTTGAAAATCATGACATTTTACTGGTTTTGGTGTTGAATACTCAAATTTTGCTAGCTTGACAAACCTACAATGCACGGCATGAGAAAAGCAAAAAGAGAATGAGGAATATATATGAGTGAGAGAATCACTCATGAGTCTCTCACTCATATACAGTATGAATTAGAGACATGGATGAGAGGATGTCTGCTCTCACTGGTCTCTGGTTCTGTGCAAGTCTCTGGGAAACCTGCTGAGAAACATCATCTATTGACATGCCAGCCATTGTACCATGCTCACTCTTGATTGGCTGTAGAACCCTTGTTGACTGATCTCTAATACGGACAGAAGCAGAAAAGTTTGAGAGTGAAGTGAATTTCAAAAGCTCTCATTATCCTGACACACCATAACACAATCAACAAACTACAGATTTTTGGTAGGAAAGCtccgcaatttttttttttgagtggtgACATGTTCCGGGTACACGCAAGAATACGCTGTTTTCAGCGCTTTTTGAGCGGTTCTTACGATAGAAGCCGGTGGGGTctggtttgtaatttatgaaaaaataggCCGTTTCGCGCACGCGCTTTCACTCACAGATACGCGCaaacggatgagttaggggctgttcacaccgaacgtgtttttgcctgcgtctgctctgttttgcCATTGATTTACTGTGTAAACGCGCGCTGGACGAACCTCCATACATAAATTGCCtgcgtctcgctgtttcttcagtgtctcgtggaggactggcacatttttagacattgTCAAGTTAATAAGAGCTTCAGGTTTCAAAATTGCATGccgagacacctgctttctgtatCAGGCGTTGCAATGTTTCTAGATttgaattgatttatttttagcacaggtgtcacaaatatttaacgttctgaacaagttcaggttgcaaagaggtaaCTTACAATTATTCCAGATAGTTCTGCAACAAGCAAATTTCAGCCCTTGATAAGTGGCATGTTTttcccccttctgctctagtgtgctgagggactGCCGTGCTTTGTATGTTTATTTGTACAATACGAATGTTACAATGCTTATGTAATGGTATGTAAATATGTTAAATGCTGTGGGTAAGTGTACTATCTTGTGTTTCATGTAGGACTGATTCATTTTCTGTGAATGAAACCCTTATTTCCGTTTTTGTGTCTCCATTATGCAGTTAATGTTGTAAATtatgtcgatttaatgtgtttaattgattaattgcattatatgtACTGAATTGCCCATGTTCACCACTAGGTGGGGACGTTTCCCTCATATTGAATTAATTTGAACTATTATAAGAAGAATTGAGTGAAAATGTTTATTGTAACTGTACATTTGCTAAAATCGTACAAAGATTTAAGAATTTAAAAGATATAAAAggattaaaagaaaaataactgttttaattaaaacagagCAGAGCTAATGAGACATGATGTGGGACTGAATCATTCTCTCTGCCACGAAACCCTTATTTCCATTTTTGTATCTCCATTATAAAATACAGCCTCAGCATCAGAATATaaactccaggtgaaagtaaataagacaggaatatattaatattgtataaaacaaattcacaaagtaataaaaatacggtattatattataatggcaaactggacaacaataaataattgttgggttataaaatgtataaaaaacaactaaattccaaaatgttactggttgaagtagtaggttttgcacGCCCTgttcaaaaaaattgttttgtataaatttatgtaggtaaatattgctttttttatttctgtattgtggaaaaactggaaaacatgcattaattatttttaaatagatttttatttcattaagcattttgaatgtacttggctacaatggttgataggatgaattgaaaattgtgatttaaaatacattttatgtcactttttaagcaaacatttaaaaaatgtaccagTGTGCAACAAAGTCTCTATTAAATGGCCTGcatgtcttgtctaatgatataAAGGTGTCAGGATCCTGTTACTTTGTCAGTCTGCTTTTGTGCTGACAGGGACCTGACACTCTTGTTCTGtctatgttgtgttttttttgtgtttttgtctctATGTGTGTTTTCAGTCCTCCACTTGAAAAATCACAAGCTCTTTCTGCATCTCAAGCGCAGCtatcttctcacacaaacacattgtcagcaaataatatttataaataataataacaataataataggaGCTCTGAAGAAGAAATTTGCTGTGAGGTTGCAGGTCTGATTGGCTTGCTCTGCCTGTTTGAAAAGTGTCTCCATTTCCACTCTCAAAGCAGCTATTTCCTGCTCCAGGGCAACCTGTCACATACACAAGAAGAGAAACCAGATAAAGACAGAGCCGCGCACACAGATCCAGAGATAGTATATGTCTTTCTTGTTTTATGCTTTGAAACTTTACTTCTCTTGACTCTGTTCCTCAATCAGCATATTTAGTTTCGTACTCCAACTCCTGAACCagtctaaaaacacacacacacacacacacacacacacacacacacacacacacacacacacacacacacacacacacacacacaaatgttgggTGTCCATGTTTTATtaggactctccacagacataatggtttttatactacaaactatatattctatcccctacccctaaacctaaccctcacagaaaactttcagcatttttacattttcaaaaaacataatttattatgatttataagctgttttcctcatggggaccaacaaaatgttcccacaacgtcaaaaatgtcgggttttactatccttatggggacatttggtccccacatagtgataaatacacgctcacactcacacacacacacacacacacacacacacacacacacacacacacacacacacacacacacacacacagacctttAAATTCAATAACTGAAACCCATGCAGTGTgacatataatattttttttcaatttaccTTGATTTCTCCTCTTCCATTCATTTTTTCTCGGCAGTAAACTCTAGATATTTTACCATAACGTTTTTCAGAGTGGTCTTGCTGTTATTTAGCTCCAGTTTAATTTGTAAGGACTTAAggaaaaacaaaatctaaaaaaaacaccacaaattaataattaaattccaAATTAAAGTTACAGTGTAAGACTAGGACACAAGTAAAATCAAATCTAGCATCTAGGGTGaattcaagaaataaagattttaagcACCTCTGCTGCAATTCAAATCATGTAGTACAGGTGTGAGACTAGACCTGGTACTGATGATTCCGGTCTTCAATCGTCTTCTCGAAACTGCTGACACAGCGACTGTGCTCCTCTTGCTCTGCTTCATGCTGCTTCTTATGAGCCTTGTACTGCTGGTTCAACCCAATACTGTCATCTTCTATGGCACACtagaaagccaaagaaaattatttaaataaatcaacataacaacaaaaaaaaaaccctcaaaaAGTCCTCCCAAATTGATGTAGGTAAATTTGAAAAAGCTTATCATTTGAAATCTTATTTCAAATATCACTtatctgagctgtaaagttgtttaaatctgtttttatggtcattttacaGTTTTAGGGTTTAGAGCGTTTCGTCATGACagcaaaattgtaaaattgcatataactttacacagaaaaggttagtaagtgatttttcatactaaaatcatgttaacatgcatattgtttacgtcttatggctatactttggaaaaagtattttaacatttatggattggcccc includes the following:
- the LOC127639867 gene encoding apolipoprotein A-I-like; amino-acid sequence: MKFVALALTLLLAVGSQANFLQADAPSQLEHYKAAALVYLTQVKEQAQKTLDHLDGTDYEHYKLKLSESLNKLQDYAQTSSQALTPYAETFSNQFLETTKQLRERIMTDVEDLSSKLEPHRAELHRVLQKHMEEYREKLEPLYQEYATMNHENAEQLRAKLQAIVDEMRQKIETNVEETKSKLMPMVEAVRTKLTERLEDLRTMATPYAEEYKEQLVRAVEEAREKITPHTEDLYARFETYMEDLKVKCAQWYETISKAIQA